CCATTTAAAGTTCATACAGATTAGTTTGTAGCGAAGTAATGCTCTCTGCGCTACAATATTGAGAAACTGAATTACATGATTCTACCAGTCTCAGGCCTCCTGCGCACACAGCATTTTATTATGTAGGACATGGGTAGGGTTAAGCATTTGTGTGCAGGTAGGGTTAACCTATTTCAGATTTATCAAATTGTATCCCACTTTTGTGTTTTAATTCCCACACTACAAAAGCcataattttttcttattttctgttTTCTGTGAGATGAATTATACTTTGCTATACTTTTGGCACCATTTCATGTGCCACTCAATATAATGAAAAGATATAAATGCAAATAAATTTGGTGGAATTAACAAAAAAATGGACAGCTTTTATTATGCTGTCCAAATGATGCATCCTTCTTACCGTTCGAATCGGTGTGATAATAGAGTGACCAAATTGTATCAATGCTGACCATCCATaactttcttaaaggacatcagaGGGATTTAATTTagatctttatgcaaatgaagtTCTTGGTGCCTTGAGTAAGGGGTTACCCTTTTTAAGGGTAATGCCGTTTATTGTGAAAAAGGGGTATGTTGTGCTGCGTAGAAAAAAGACAGGTCCTCCAGCTGACACCCAGCAAATGCCATGAGTAATGTTTACCTcgcagggtgagtatataagtttttttttttttttaattgctgggtgggctggctgtatactactgggggttgggtgggctgtatgctactgggggttgggtgggctgtatgctactgggggcaggctgggctatatgctacagggggctggggagggggctgtgaccaatgcatttcccaccttttgcttatattcgggtcaataggttttcctagtaaaattaggggccacagcttatactcgggttggcttatactcgatatatgtttggttcataatgcatgaaatgaaatggttgatttcctttagcaATGAGAAATAAAGCAGATATTAAGTTGTGCTCAGTAttcacataaaaatattttttcttagttatgagtacaggcagtccccgggttacatacaagatagggtctgtaggtttgttcttaagttgaatttgtatgtaagtcagaactgtatattttatcattgtaatcccagccagaacttttttggtctctgtgacaattggattttaaaaatgtaggattgtcattagaatcaggattaacaataaagcttcattacagacacatttgataactgttatagctgtttattgtagcctaggactgaagcacaataaattaccaatatccagaggtctgtttgtaactaggggtcgtatgtaagtcgagtgttcttaagtaggggaccgcctgtattgtataaATTGTTTTGTTTATCCCCCTTTGTACAGTCATTACGGAAAGTTGGCCAGGATTCCACAGTCCTTCTCATCTGTATAACAGTGTTCCTGTCTTACCTCCCTGAAGCTGGACAGTACTCAAGTTTTTTCCTTTACCTTCGGCAGGTAAGAGAAATATGGGATAATATTTATGTCTTATAGCGATTATATTTATAACCTTGTATTTCATTGAGAAGCAATTTGTTGATGTTGTTATGGATATCGATAGTAATTTTTGTTTCAGGTCATTGGCTTTACATCAGAAACCGTTGCAACGTTTATTGGTGTAGTTGGAATTTTGTCAATTTTGGCTCAGGTGAGTGGTATGGATTTTCTTATTTTGTGTGGACATTCTAGTTAGAGGTCATGAACGTTAGATAGATCGCTGTCATTTGACAATTTACATATTAAAAGCCTCTATTCCTTTTTATGCAGACAGTAGTTTTGGGAGTTCTTATGCGATCAATTGGCAATAAGAATACTATACTACTAGGTCTTGGCTTCCAGATACTGCAGCTTGCTTGGTATGGCTTTGGTTCTCAGCAGTGGTAAGTAGTACATGTATTAATAAGCAGATATCATTGTGGACCAAACTAAAAACCTCTAGACATCCATTGCTTACCTCCGAGCAACACTGCCCTTTTTCTTATACGTTTTTATTGATCTAGTAATATTCTCTCTGACATGTTTGATATGAAATATCtaaaacaaaaaactgaaatagaAACCAATCGCAATGCAGCTTTTAGGGTTTTTAAACCCTTTACTTatacagcataaagaattatactaaaccccCCAGTTTGAAGacatgcaattttgaaataaaaaaaataataattagttTGACACCTGGTGTATGTAATAGATGTGCATGTGTAAAGTTCATTGATGTCTTACAGTcctatgttcacataaataactaaatatagcGATTAAAAAGTAAATGCACCCCCCTCCAACCTATATATTTAAATATTGCATATATGAACATAAGTTCATGTTTCCCCTTTTCCAGAGTTAGGTACAGATGCAGATAATAATTGGGATATCTGCATGATGTAGCTTCCCCTTCTAATGGATATGTAAAACATTGTAGTTTATGGTTACATAATCTTAATTTGGGTAACTGTCTTGCAGCCAACCTGCAAAGGGTCAATGTTGTACAGCACTTGGCCGTACTCTCCATTATTTGTAACATTTTCAATTActgctggttttttttttttttttttttttttttaggtaaaacaTGATGATTTGCTTCATCATAAAACTTCCACTTATTGGGAACAGCTGTAATCTATTGGGAAAGTGAACGGCTAATGTTAAATTTACCTACAGCTTTACAACAAAATTAAGCAtcctaaagaaaatctaccaccaggatgaatgaatgacatactagtgtgtgctccctctgtcaggatccaattttctttaagcttcatatgcccttgttttaagaagaaataatttgcatattatgcaaatgagcctgaggggctccgagcTCCAAAGggggttaatggagcccctcgggctcatttgcataattgtaaaggctttttatttctttaacacaagtacataggaagcttaaagaaaagtgaatcctgccagagggtgcacacagcagtatgtcaggtttacaatccttcatcctggtggtggatatgCTTTAAAGTTTCTCTTCAAACACATGAGCTTTCTGTAATACAGGTCCTCCAGAGATTGGGATACTACTATAACTCAGTATTCAAAAGAAAGGTAAATAAAGTATGTTTTCTAAACTGTACTGCCACCTCAAGGATTTCCATTTTGTACACCACCAGGATGATGTGGGCTGCTGGTGCGGTAGCTGCAATGTCAAGTATTACCTTCCCAGCTATCAGTGCAGTGGTGTCTCGTAATGCAGATCCAGAccagcaaggtaagttatacagTTATGACAAAGTAATATACATGAGGGTCAGGTCttttatttatgtaaatgaacGTGGTAACCTCTGTTGTAGGTGTTGTACAAGGAATGGTCACTGGAATTCGTGGCTTGTGTAATGGTCTGGGACCCGCATTATATGGTTTTGTCTTTTATTTGTTCCACGTCGAGTTGAACGAGATTGCTGCTGAGGAGCCTTCAGACAAGGTCCTAAAACCCAATATGGCAAACCCTTCTGATGAGGTAAGCTCCTtgttaagaacatttttttttttatgtaataggTACAAGAAGGCATTGAGGGAGATCTATCAATCTGTCTGTGGACAATCTAATCTGTGAATTAATTTGCTCCTGAAATGCTATGCACCACTCCATTTACTGGAGGTTTTAGGCCATTTTTCAGCTGTTTTTCAACTCCTACAAAAAATGACTTCATGACTGCCTTATCCAGTTTTTGCACTGACCAATTTCATCACAGCCCAGAACcagcactaacacctgggatcgaaAAACTCCCGGGTGTGTGACCCCTTGCACAACGCAGTCAAGCATCGGTGCAGAGTGTAAGTGTGTTCCCCCTGAGCTTACGAGGTGATCTGATCCATCTTGTGGCAGCCCCCAAGGCTGCCTGGTCCTCTGTTTGCCAGGTTCTGTCTCCTGGCAcatttgtattgcagtgtgtaagggcttgaacaagtcaTACGACAAAcgcttgttaaaggaaacctaccatttcaaatggtaggtttaagctgtaaacaccgagctgtaaacactttttaaactttatagcataaactgcttcagcgctgcgcgcctacataggaaatgccgcaggcgttgcgcgcgcacggtcgctcgcagcgccgaagcggcttctgctataaagtttaaaaagtgttaaaaccgcgataccgcggttttaacactaacgaaactaagcaccggcaccagctcaccctgagctggtgctcggtgtttacagcttaaacctaccatttgaaatggtaggtttcctttaaagcccaaATGAGGGGAAAAtttaagaatttaaaaaaataaaaatcattttataatacaaaaataaataaaataaatctccTAATTACCACAGTTGCCtataaaaactaaataaagtttataaaacacaaaaaaagtacatatttggtattgccatgtcCGTATTTATGAatacaataaatctaaagcaaTATTGAACCCGTACATTGAATggcgtaaacaaaaaaaaaaaaaacttaagaaAAACTTTCCctaatttataatttttcatcagataccctcacaaaaaatatTCTGAAAAGAAATCcaaaaagttaccgtatatactcgagtataagcagttaccaccaaaaactgggaaaacctattgactcgagtataagctgagggtggaaaatgcattggtcacagccccctatagtatacagccaccccagtatttaaaaaaaaataattaacttatatactcaccctcctgtggccccgatgtcagcgcggctcgtcttctggcttcctggcTGGCAGGTGCATAGTAtaacgcgccgctgctgacgcccgggggaaaaacatggcggcgcacgGCAGgaggttacagaagaaagaagacaggcgcggaagccagaagaggagccgggaagccagaagaggagctgcgatgACATCTGGGGAGCAGCGCTTCGcatcgggccaccggagggtaagtatataagtttgtttattttttaagtgcattgacatgtattgactcgtgtataagccgaggtgaggattttcggcacattttttgtgttgaaaaactcggcttatacacaagtatatatggtacatgccCTAAAATGATGAAACTCAAAAGAACAgcacttcttttttttattgcaaataaTAAGTTCTCAACGAGATCTGTCAACAGAATAATAAAAACAGTATTTCTCAGAAAAGTTGtcgatgctaaaaaaaaaaaaaatttcatgaataagctatagaccccaaaatgaattatctataccagtggtggcgaacctatggcacgggtgccaaaggtggcactctgagccctctctttgggcacccaggccatcaccccagcatgaagttcaccagacagaactcaaagaatctgcctgcagaatcttcctacaatgataggcaaatatgccctcctcctttcaactgcgttggtgtccttaggaggctgaacgattgaaagttgtcaaagaaaaaggagaaatgaattactgcttatattgctgtgctggcactttacaataaatatgtggcttttggttaaagtttgggtactcaggctctaaaaggttagccatcactgatctatactgTGTATCCCGcatataataagccctcatatatgTTCTCATTACCAAAAAACTAAAATGCattgcccccctccctcccccattatacttgaagaaataaaaatattaaatccgTTACTCCCACCGAATGCCATTTCAGGcggcatgatgtcatcacacaccgcctgggtcctccagaacaACAGAGCAGCCCAGACAAACAGGCCTGCGCCGCTCTGTGTAATAATCACATCTTAAAGAACCAGACGCAATTAATATCCTGGTCGATCGTCATAATGTTCATCCCCAGGGTGGCCGTTCTCATCGGGGCTCGGACATCTGCTGATATTCTCATCTCGCCTCACCACATGGCAGATGCAGtcctgggtatcaaactttgcagtgcatttaatttattgtaaaagtttctaaattgcacttcCGTTTTGTTTTAAGCCCTGAGAAATATCTAAAGGATTAATAGACTTGATAGAAGTTGTTTTAAATAcgttgagtggtgtagtttctatgttggggtaatttatggggttttgctATTCTTTCAGAAGGAAACGCAAAACCTAacacaaagtacaatgtgtcacgagaaaacaatatcaaaatcacctggacatgttaaagcgtttcgaagttataaccaattttcATGACAAATGTCAGATTCTAAACATAGTTTGCtaattaagctgaaaacaagctaCAGTGATAAGCATTAGACACAGCAtttctccctcccccccccccctgcaacaTCTTTATAAAGTCTTGTATCTATTTGCAAAtgtgttgtttttattttgtttgtttttatttttatttgaaccAGATTGTTATATTGATCAAGCAATACATATTGACAGACAATATGCATACCATACAGATATAAACAATCCCATTTTACTGTTATGTTTTATGTAGGGTTAGGCACAGGGATCTGTTACAtgcaattttaactttttttgttttgtttttttcttgccACAGAGAAGTATAATCCCTGGTCCACCCTTTCTGTTTGGAGCTTGCTCAGTTTTGTTGTCCTTGCTTGTGGCACTCTTTATCCCAGAGCACACCAGCCTTACACTGCGCTCTGGTGCTCATAAGAAGCACAGCAATGGTGCCCAGAGCCATGCACTTCTACCTCCTGCCCACCTCCCTGAGGGCAAGGAACCACTCCTTGATGATAGTAGGGTATGACCCAAGGACTCCATGGGTGTCCAAGCAAGAAGACttgattgtagatttctttaCAACAGCAGGAAGTAGGACCAAGCCTGACAATGTCGTTTTGAAGTAAAAGCTGTTACTTATGTGCCACTACACCATGCCGGCAGGGAATACATTAGAAGGTCTACAGAATAGTTATGCGTTATCCGGCAGGGAACTGGCTGATAATGGACTGGCTGAGTAAGAAGCTATGAAATCGGAAAATGACTTGCCAAATCCACAGAGGAACCTGAGTAGCACCAGATGTTCTGTCTCTTGGCCTAACTGCAGAAGAAGAGCCCATAGcattgtggcaaaaaaaaaaaacttttttattgttttaatttttgctaGAGTTGACTGAAATAAGGGGTACAAAGTTTTCCATTTTTGTATATTAtgttgtgttaatttttttttttttttaactgattttCCAACTTTTGCCCGGTGCCACAGTGCAGCTCCTGAGTCGCGTGAAGAGCTCATATACTGGTCGGATAGACCAGCCTCCCTCCccctaatatatacatataacattaaaatatgttgttgttttattttatttcccaATCAAACTTCTTGTCTTTGTTATTTAAAATCCCTTTGTTTTGGAGTAACAAAATTAAAAGTAATGAATGTCAACAAATGGAAGTTAACAGGGCAAATGATAAGCTAATTGTATATTTAGTAAAGCAATCTGGAAACTAAATTGTATTTCCTGGCTTTCAGTCTAGCACTTGGGCCACTAGGTCAAAACGGTCATGGTGTAGCATTAGTCTGGTTTGGACAACTTCATGTGAATAGAACCTTATATAACCAGGAATAGTATTTTTTCACTAAGAATCACTTTTAGTCTTGGGGAAAGAAGAAACGCACAAGACTGCCACAAAACTAGTGATTGATATCCCTAATTAGGACGTTTGTTAACTCTGCCCCTTTTCACCTATATTCTatattgtcaggatcaggggtagtggacccactgaaccacctcaAGCGATGATGTgaaccgacacctgggagcggagtgtaAGTGGAACCCGatttttaccagagcccaccgcagcaagtccaacacgctttgcggcaggctctggtgaaaatcgggtgccccacaggcgtgactttgcttGCGGTGGGGGCCAAGGTAAGTTGTGGCCAGTCAGGAACAAGgcaaaaggtcagggctggaggcagAGGAGCGAAGTCGGGAActgaattgaggtcacaacgggaaaacaCTATAATCCCACAGGGTAACAATAGGAAAGCTTTCTcgattattggcgcgctggccctttaaatcttacagagccggcATGTACTAGGAGGCAGGGATATGTGCGCTCCAGTGCTCTGACTGCAGTTAGAGCAAGgaa
The DNA window shown above is from Engystomops pustulosus chromosome 1, aEngPut4.maternal, whole genome shotgun sequence and carries:
- the LOC140064235 gene encoding hippocampus abundant transcript 1 protein-like: MTGEKKKKKRLNRSILLAKKIIIKDGGTRQGVGEPSVYHAVVVIFLEFFAWGLLTTPMLTVLHQTFPQHTFLMNGLIHGVKGLLSFLSAPLIGALSDVWGRKSFLLLTVFFTCAPIPLLKISPWWYFAVISMSGVFAVTFSVIFAYVADITQEHERSTAYGLVSATFAASLVTSPAIGAYLSRAYSDTLVVVLASGVALLDIGFILLAVPESLPEEMRPVSWGAPISWEQADPFASLRKVGQDSTVLLICITVFLSYLPEAGQYSSFFLYLRQVIGFTSETVATFIGVVGILSILAQTVVLGVLMRSIGNKNTILLGLGFQILQLAWYGFGSQQWMMWAAGAVAAMSSITFPAISAVVSRNADPDQQGVVQGMVTGIRGLCNGLGPALYGFVFYLFHVELNEIAAEEPSDKVLKPNMANPSDERSIIPGPPFLFGACSVLLSLLVALFIPEHTSLTLRSGAHKKHSNGAQSHALLPPAHLPEGKEPLLDDSRV